The Thermus thermamylovorans genome contains the following window.
CCATCGCCGGCACCTTCACCTACCACCTGGAGCTGGAAGAAGCCCTGGCCCGCTTCAAGGGCACGGAAAGCGCCTTGGTCCTGCAGTCCGGCTTCACCGCCAACCAGGGGGTGCTGGGGGCCCTCCTCCAGGAGGGGGACCTGGTCTTCTCCGACGAGCTGAACCACGCCAGCATCATCGACGGCCTCCGCCTCACCAAGGCCACCCGGTTGGTCTACCGCCACGCGGACGTGGACCACCTGGAGGAGCTCCTCAAGGCCCACGACACCGAAGGCCTCAAGCTCATCGTCACCGACGGGGTCTTCTCCATGGACGGGGACATCGCCCCCCTGGACCGCATCGTGCCCTTGGCCAAGCGGTACGGGGCGGTGGTCTACGTGGACGACGCCCACGGGAGCGGGGTCTTGGGGGAGATGGGCAAGGGCACGGTGCACCACTTTGGCTTCCACACCGACCCTGACGTGATCCAGGTGGCCACCCTCTCCAAGGCCTGGGCGGTGGTGGGGGGGTACGCCGCCGGGGCCTTGGAGCTCAAGGACCTCCTCGTCAACAAGGCGAGGCCCTTCCTCTTCTCCACGGGCCACCCCCCGGCGGTGGTGGGGGCGCTTCTGGGGGCCCTGGAGCTCATCCAGCAGGAGCCCGAGCGGGTGGAAAGGCTTTGGGAGAACACCCGCTACTTCCAGAGGGAGCTCGCCCGCCTGGGCTACGACACCCTGGGGAGCCAGACCCCCATCACCCCCGTCCTCTTCGGGGAAGCCCCCCTGGCCTTTGAGGCGAGCCGCCTCCTCCTGGAAGAGGGGGTCTTCGCGGTGGGCATCGGCTTTCCCACCGTGCCCCGGGGCAAGGCCCGGATCCGCAACATCGTCACCGCCGCCCACACGAAGGAAATGCTGGACCGGGCCCTCGAGGCCTACGGGAAGGTGGGAAAGAGGCTCGGCGTCACCCGTTAGATGCCCTCTTCCCTACCCTTCTCCCCCAGGAGCCTGGGCCAGGTGGCAACCCCCGAGGCCCTGGTGGCCTTCATGGTGGGCCTGGCCGAGGCCCCCAGGGGGGGGTGGGTGCTGGAGCCCGCCTGCGCCCACGGACCCTTCCTCCGGGCCTTCCGGGAGGCCCAGGGCACAGGCTACCGCTTCCTGGGGGTGGAGCTGGACCCGCTGGCCCTAGACCTCCCCCCCTGGGCGGAGGGGGTGCGGGCGGACTTCCTCCTTTGGGAACCCGGGGAGGCCTTTGACCTCATCCTGGGCAACCCCCCCTATGGGGCCCTGGGGGCCGGGGCCAGGCTGGCCCCCGAGAGGCGCAGGCGCTACCGCCAGACCTTTGCCACCTGGCACGGGCGCTACAACCTCTACGGGGCCTTCCTGGAGAAGGGGGTGCGCCTCCTGAAGCCCGGCGGGCTCTTGGTCTACGTGGTCCCCGCGGGCTGGATGGTGCTGGAGGAGTTCCAAAAGCTCCGGGCCTTCCTGGCCCGGGAAGGGGCCCTGGAGGTCTTCTACCTGGGACGGGCCTTCCCCGGCCTCAAGGTGCGGGCCACGGTGTTGCGGTTCCGCAAGGGGGGGAGGGGGCTTCGCCTCTACGACGCGGAGGCCCTGCGGGAGGGAAGCCCGCCCCTCCTCCTCTTGGAGGCCCCCTCCTGGCGGGGGGAGATGGTCCGCTTTCCCGACCCCAAAGCCCTGGGAATGGAGGGGGAGGGGGTTCCCCTGGGGGAAGCCTTCCGCATCCACTTCGCCGCCAGGAGCCCGGAGGTCAAGGCCCACCCCCTCACCCGCCCCCATCCAGGCCCCGGCCTGGTGCCCGTCCTCACCGGGAGAAACCTCCTGCCGGGGGGGGTGGACTACGAGACCCCCCACTCCGGCCTCTACTTCCCCAAGGAAGCCGTCCACCTCCTCAAGCCCTTCTACGCCATCCCCCACCTGGTGGTGGGCCACACCCGCCACTACCGGGTGGTGGCCGCCTGGGACGGGCGGGCCTACCCCTGGCGGGAGGAGTTCCACCTCCTCCCCAAGGAAGGGGTGCGTCTGGATCCGGAGGCCCTGGTGGCCTACCTGAACGGCCCCCTGGTGCAGGCCTACTACCGGGGGCTTTACCGGGAGGCGGTGCCCCATCTCACCCGGGCCATGCTGGAAAGACTCCCGCTACCTCCGGGGCTGTTCTGAGGGGTCTGGCACCCTCTTCCGCAAAACACCTCCCTCCCCTAGGGGGGCCTTGGGCGCCCTTTCGCCGGTGGCCCCGCGCGGACAAGGCCCGCACCGGTCGGTAGGCAGAGCCCCGACCCAGGGAGCGGGGGACCCCGAAAAGGCCGCCCCCCTCGCGGGCGAGGGGGGCTTTGCCTGGAGCCGGTGGCCGGATTCGAACCGGCGGCCTACCGCTTACGAGGCGGTTGCTCTGCCGCTGAGCTACACCGGCCCGCCCTAACGAGTCTAGGGCAGAGGGGCCCTTTTGGCAACTACCGGAGCACCACCCCCGGCTGGACCCGGAGGGCCCGGAGGAGGGGGAGCAGGGAGGAGGCCACCACCGCCAGGAAGCTCGCCCCGCTCACCAGGAGGAAGTCCGCAAGGCGCATCTCCACCGGCAGGTGGGTGAGGAAGTAGAGCTCCCCGGGGAGGTCCACCGGGCGCCAGGCCAGGTAGAGGCCCAGGAGGTAGCCCAGAAGGTTGCCCAGGAGGACGCCTCCTACCCCCAGCAGGACCCCCTCCAGGGCGAAGACCAGGCCCACGGTGAGCCTCGAGGCCCCCATGGCCCGCAAGAGGGCGATCTCCGGGGTCTTCTCCACCACCTTCAGGACCAGGAGGTTCGCCACCCCCAGGGCCGCCACCGCCACGATCAGGAAAACCAGGATCCCCAGCACCCGCTTCTGGAGGGCCAGCTGCTCCAAGAGGGTGCGCTGGGTGTCCTGCCAGGACTGGGGGAAGAAACGGGTGTCGGCCAGGGCCCAGCCCACCTCCCGGGCCCGCCAGGGGTCCTTGAGCCGCACCTGGTAGCCCTGGGCCCGGAGGCCCGCGAGGCGCTCCACCGTTCCCAGGTCCACGAAGGCGTAGGCGGAGTCCAGGAGGTAGTTGCCCGTGCGGAAGGAGCCCAGCACCCTAAGCTCCACCCGCTCCTGGGCGGCGGAAAGGGCGTAGATCCGGTCCCCCGGAAAGGCCCCCAGGGCGTGCTGGAGGGCCGCGCCCAGGTAGATTCCCCCGGGTTCTACCCTGAGCCCCAGCTCCGGGTAAAGCCCTTCTCCCCCCTCCCCCAGACCCACCAGGGTGGCGAAGTCCACCCCTGGGCCCCGGGCCCCCTCCGCGGGCCGGGTGAGGAGGGCTTTGGTGGCCGCAAAGGGAGCGTACGCCTCCACCTCCGGGTGGAACGGCAAGGGGGGAAGCTCCTCGGTGAAGCTGAAGAGGACCAGGTGGGGGTAGGCCTTGAGGGTGGCCCGCACCAGGCCGCCGGTGAACCCGTTGGTGAGGGAAAGGGCAGCCAGCAGAACCGCCACCCCTACCCCCACCCCCAGGAGGGCCAGGCCGGTCTGCAGGGGCCTGCGCCTCAGGTGCGCCAGGGCCAGGAAGAGGGCGAAGCGCATAGGACGAGGATACGGGGCGGGGGCGGCATCCCGGCAAGGGCCCGTCCTCGGGCTCCGGGGCCTCCCTGGGGACCAGGGGCGGCCCTCAGCGCTGCGGCAGCTCCACCACCTCCAGCTCCACGAGCCTGCGCCCAAAGCGGAGGGCGGTGGCCCGGTCGGGCATCCACACGTCCACCCGGTTGCGCCAGCGGGCGTTCATGGTGTCCTCAACGACGAAGACCACCTCGCGGAAAAAGGGGTCGAACTGCCCCTTCCCCCTCCCGTGGACCGTGCCCAGGTCCCGGAGGCGCACCCGGGTACCGTAGGGCAGGACGCCGAGCAGGTCGCGGCTCACCGCCAAGACGCCGATGCGGGTCCGGGTACCCGTGGCGGTGACGAAGGGATTGCCCCAGGTCTCCCGGGGGCTCGAGGTGTAGGCGGTGGCCTCCAAAACCATCACCCGTCGCCCGGAGGACTGGGCCACGGCTTGGAAAAGGGCCAGGGCGAAGAGAAGCACGAGGAGGAAGCCCCGCATAACGCCCCTGAGTATGCGGGAGATTCCCGGAAAGCCGTGAGAAAGATGAGGTCATCCCCTCATGGGATGGGGGACAGAGGGAGATAGACTGTGTCCAATATCTTATCAGCGCCGCCGCACAGGGACAAGATCCCGGGTTCCGGGATAAGAGAAGACTAAGGGGCCTTTAGCCAGGGCTCAAACCGCTCAAAGAGGCCCTAGGGGCAAGGGGTGGCGGACAGGCTCAGGGTGTAGCGGCCGCTGCCCTCCTCGTCAAACCCCGCCCGGACCAGGGCCCGGTCGCGGACCACCAGGAGGGTAGCCCCGTCGACGGGGGCACAGTTGCGCAGGGGATCCAGGGCCCGGGGAGCGGGATCGCCGGGGCCTCGGTAGAGGAGGGCCACCAGGTCCAGGGGACCGGCGTAGGCGAGGCGCAGGTACCCGCTGGCCTGGGAAACATCGTAGCGGTCGAACTGCCGGGCAAACTCGATGGCCCCGGTCCGGCTTCCCGCGGTGAAAGCCTCCCCCTGGCCTGCGGGGTTGGGAGTGAAGGCCTGAGCGTAGAGGCGGACGCGGTCGGCCCTGGGAGCGTAGTTTTCCACCCGCAGCTGGAAGACCTGGCCCGCCTGCCCCCGGAGGTTGAGGCGGACCCCGGGGTCGGCGGGGCTTGTGGCGATCTGGGGGGCCAGGCCCAAGGGGGCCACCCCCGGCTCGGCGGCGAACCAGTGGGGGGCCACGCTCACCGCCTGCACCACCCCCCGCTCGTCCAGGAGGAGCAGGCGGAGGCGGGCCTGGAGGCCGAGCCCCTGGGAGACCGCGCCCACCCTCACCGCCCCGTCCTCCTCCAGCCGCAGCCAGTACACGCGGACGCTGGGGCTTACCCGGTCCCCCGCTCCCACCCGGGCGGCTTCCAGGTCCACCAGCCGCCTCTCCCCCACGGCCAGCCCGTCCCTCACCGGGGGCGGCCCCTGGAGGTTGCAGGCCGCAAGGGGCAAGAGGAGGAGGGTCCAGAGGGCAAGCCGCATGGCCACCTTTCTCCCCCACTTTAGCGCGACGGGGCCCTTCGGGGGTTAGGCTTCCCTTTAGCTACTCCAAGACCCCCAGGTAGGCGTAGAGGTCGGGCCCCCCGGGGAGGATCTCCACCGCCAGGGCGGGAAACCTCTCCGCCAAGGCCTGGGCGGGCTCCTTGGGGGTATCCGGTCCCAGGAAAAGGGTGAGGATCTCCTTACCCTCCCCCGCCAGGCGCACGAGGCCCTCCAGGACCTCCTCCGGGGTCTCCCCCACCAGGACCAGCCGGCCGTCCAGGAGGCCGATGGGCTTGTCCTTGAGCACCTTCACCCCGTCCACCTCGGCGTCCCGGCTGGCCCAGGTGACCTCCAGGGTCCTGGCCCCCGCCATGGCCGCCTCCATCTCCGGCAGGAGCTCTTCCGGCTCCCCCTCGGGGAAGTAGCGCACCGCCGCCGCCAGGCCCTGGCCCATGGTGCGGGTCCTGAGGACGTGGACCTCCTTCCCCCCCTCCCCGGCGAGCCTTGCCGCCTCCTCCGCCGCCAGGAAGACGTTGGGGTTGTTGGGCAGAAGGATGGCCTTGGGGTTGGGGAGGCTCCTGATGGCGGAAAGGAGGTCCTCCACGCTGGGGTTTTGCGTCTGCCCCCCCGCCACCACCCGGGCTCCCAGGCTGCGGAAGGCCCGGGCCACCCCGTGCCCCAGGGCCACGGCCAAAAGGCCCGTGGGGGGCGGGGCCTCCGCCGCCGCCCCGGCCATGGCCAGGATCTCCGTGTGCTGCTGGGTCATGTCCTCCACCTTGGTGCGCACCATGCGGCCAAAGCGGGCCACGGCGGCCAGGAGGCCATCGGGGTCATCGGTGTGGATGTGCCCCTTCACATAGCCCTCGGCCCCCACCACCAGGAGGGAATCCCCGAAAGGGGCCACGGCCTCTTGGATCCGCTCGATGGGCACCTCCACCCCCTCCATGAGGAACTCCGTGCAGTAGCCGAAGGCCTCGGTGGCGAAGGCCGTCTGGGCGTAGCGCTCCACCTTGGGGGGCTCGGGGAGAGGGAGCCTCAAGGCGTAGCCCCTGAGGCCCTCCAGGAAACGCACGTACCCCGCGCCCCCCGCGTCCACCACCCCCGCCTGCTTGAGGACTGGGAGAAGCTCGGGCGTCCTCTCCAGGGCCTCCTTCGCGGCCGCCAAGGCGCTCTCCAAGGTGGCCTCGAGGCCCTCCCCCTTGGCCCCCTCCCCTGCCGCCCGGGCCACGGTGAGGATGGTGCCCTCCACGGGCTTCATCACCGCCCGGTAGCCCGTCTCCGCCCCCAGGCGCAGAGCCTCCCTCAGGATGGATGCGTCCAGAAGGTCCTTCCGGCGGATGGCCTCGGCGAAGCCCTTCAGGATCTGGGAGAGGATCACCCCGCTGTTGCCCCGGGCCCCCAGGAGGCTCCCGTAGGCGATGGCCCGGGCCACTTCGGGCATCCGGGAGGTGTCGGCGAGGTCCAGCTCCCGCCGGACGGCCTCCAGGGTGAGGTGCATGTTGGTACCCGTGTCCCCGTCGGGCACGGGGTAGACGTTGAGGGCATTGAGCTCCTCCACGTAGACCCGGAACCAGTCCGTGGCGTAGCGGAAGGCCTCCGCCAGCTCCCCCGGGGTCCAGCTAGCCACGCCCCACCCCCACCACGTGGACCCGCACCTGGGAAAGCTCCACCCCGGCGAACCGCTCCGCGGCGAAGGCCACCCGTTCCGCCAAGGACTCCACCACCGCGGGGATGCGGGTGCCCAGGGCTACCACCACGTAGAAGTCCGCGGTGTACTTCCCGGGGCTCGCCGGGTCCTGGCGCACCACCACCCCTTCGCTGGCCTCCTGCCGTCCCAGGATGCGCACCACCTGGTCCTTGAGCCCCGCCGGGGCCATGCCCACCACCCCCGGCACTTCGTGGGCCGCCAGGGCCAGGAGGGCGGCCAAAGCGTTTTCCGTAAGGGTCACGCGCCCTGGCATCCTACCTCCTCAGGGCCTCCTCCGGGGGGGTGTAGGGTAGGCCGAAGGCCTCGGCCACCCCCGGGTGGGTGAGGCGCCCCTGGTGGGTGTTGAGCCCCTTGAGGAGGGCCCCGTCTTCCAAAAGGGCCGCCAGGCCCTTCTCCGCCAGCCGCAGCACGTAGGGCAGGGTCTGGTTGGTGAGGGCGAAGGTGCTGGTCCTGGGCACCGCCCCCGGCATGTTGGCCACCCCGTAGTGCACCACCCCCTCCACCAGGTAGGTGGGCTCCGCGTGGGTGGTGGGGCGGATGGTCTCCACGCACCCCCCCTGGTCCACGGCCACGTCCACGATCACCGCCCCCTCCTTCATCAGGGGGAGCATGTCCCGGGTGACGAGCTTGGGGGCCTTGGCCCCCGGCACCAGAACCGCCCCGATGAGGAGGTCCGCGTGCTGGACGCTCCGCTTGATGTTGGCCTCGGTGGCGGTGAGGGTGATGACCCTTCCCCCGAAGACGTCGTCCAGGTACTGGAGCCTCCGGTGGTTCACGTCCAGAAGGGTCACCTGGGCCCCCATGCCCAGGGCGATCTTGGCGGCGTTGGTGCCCACGGTCCCGCCCCCCAGGATCACCACGCTGGCCGGGGCCACCCCGGGCACCCCCCCGAGGAGCACCCCCCGGCCCCCGTGGGGTTTCTCCAGGAACTGGGCCCCCACCTGGGGGGCCATGCGCCCCGCCACCTCGCTCATGGGGACGAGGAGGGGCAGGGAGCCATCCGGGAGCTGCACCGTCTCGTAGGCGATCCCCGTGACCCCGCTTCGCAGCATGGCCTCGGTGAGGCCGCGATCCGCGGCCAGGTGCAGGTAGGTGAAGAGGATGAGCCCCTCCCGCAGGAAGGGGTACTCCTCGGGCAGGGGCTCCTTCACCTTCACCACCAGCTCCGCCCCCCAGGCCTCCTCCCGGCCCACCAGCTCCGCCCCGGCCCGCTCGTACTCCGCGTCGGATAGCCCCGAACCCATCCCGGCCCCCCGCTCCACCAAGACGGTGTGGCCGCGGCGGACCAGGCTTTCCACGCCACCTGGGGTCAGGGCCACGCGGTTTTCCAGGGTCTTGATCTCCTTGGGCACGCCGATCACCATACTAGGCCTCCTTGACCAACACCCGCT
Protein-coding sequences here:
- a CDS encoding glycine C-acetyltransferase, which produces MSVPLRARVQSELERLKREGLYIRPKVLEAPQEPVTRVEGKEVVNLASNNYLGFANHPHLKEKARQYLERWGAGSGAVRTIAGTFTYHLELEEALARFKGTESALVLQSGFTANQGVLGALLQEGDLVFSDELNHASIIDGLRLTKATRLVYRHADVDHLEELLKAHDTEGLKLIVTDGVFSMDGDIAPLDRIVPLAKRYGAVVYVDDAHGSGVLGEMGKGTVHHFGFHTDPDVIQVATLSKAWAVVGGYAAGALELKDLLVNKARPFLFSTGHPPAVVGALLGALELIQQEPERVERLWENTRYFQRELARLGYDTLGSQTPITPVLFGEAPLAFEASRLLLEEGVFAVGIGFPTVPRGKARIRNIVTAAHTKEMLDRALEAYGKVGKRLGVTR
- a CDS encoding TaqI-like C-terminal specificity domain-containing protein codes for the protein MPSSLPFSPRSLGQVATPEALVAFMVGLAEAPRGGWVLEPACAHGPFLRAFREAQGTGYRFLGVELDPLALDLPPWAEGVRADFLLWEPGEAFDLILGNPPYGALGAGARLAPERRRRYRQTFATWHGRYNLYGAFLEKGVRLLKPGGLLVYVVPAGWMVLEEFQKLRAFLAREGALEVFYLGRAFPGLKVRATVLRFRKGGRGLRLYDAEALREGSPPLLLLEAPSWRGEMVRFPDPKALGMEGEGVPLGEAFRIHFAARSPEVKAHPLTRPHPGPGLVPVLTGRNLLPGGVDYETPHSGLYFPKEAVHLLKPFYAIPHLVVGHTRHYRVVAAWDGRAYPWREEFHLLPKEGVRLDPEALVAYLNGPLVQAYYRGLYREAVPHLTRAMLERLPLPPGLF
- a CDS encoding FtsX-like permease family protein is translated as MRFALFLALAHLRRRPLQTGLALLGVGVGVAVLLAALSLTNGFTGGLVRATLKAYPHLVLFSFTEELPPLPFHPEVEAYAPFAATKALLTRPAEGARGPGVDFATLVGLGEGGEGLYPELGLRVEPGGIYLGAALQHALGAFPGDRIYALSAAQERVELRVLGSFRTGNYLLDSAYAFVDLGTVERLAGLRAQGYQVRLKDPWRAREVGWALADTRFFPQSWQDTQRTLLEQLALQKRVLGILVFLIVAVAALGVANLLVLKVVEKTPEIALLRAMGASRLTVGLVFALEGVLLGVGGVLLGNLLGYLLGLYLAWRPVDLPGELYFLTHLPVEMRLADFLLVSGASFLAVVASSLLPLLRALRVQPGVVLR
- a CDS encoding 3D domain-containing protein, with protein sequence MRGFLLVLLFALALFQAVAQSSGRRVMVLEATAYTSSPRETWGNPFVTATGTRTRIGVLAVSRDLLGVLPYGTRVRLRDLGTVHGRGKGQFDPFFREVVFVVEDTMNARWRNRVDVWMPDRATALRFGRRLVELEVVELPQR
- a CDS encoding DAK2 domain-containing protein, with the translated sequence MASWTPGELAEAFRYATDWFRVYVEELNALNVYPVPDGDTGTNMHLTLEAVRRELDLADTSRMPEVARAIAYGSLLGARGNSGVILSQILKGFAEAIRRKDLLDASILREALRLGAETGYRAVMKPVEGTILTVARAAGEGAKGEGLEATLESALAAAKEALERTPELLPVLKQAGVVDAGGAGYVRFLEGLRGYALRLPLPEPPKVERYAQTAFATEAFGYCTEFLMEGVEVPIERIQEAVAPFGDSLLVVGAEGYVKGHIHTDDPDGLLAAVARFGRMVRTKVEDMTQQHTEILAMAGAAAEAPPPTGLLAVALGHGVARAFRSLGARVVAGGQTQNPSVEDLLSAIRSLPNPKAILLPNNPNVFLAAEEAARLAGEGGKEVHVLRTRTMGQGLAAAVRYFPEGEPEELLPEMEAAMAGARTLEVTWASRDAEVDGVKVLKDKPIGLLDGRLVLVGETPEEVLEGLVRLAGEGKEILTLFLGPDTPKEPAQALAERFPALAVEILPGGPDLYAYLGVLE
- a CDS encoding Asp23/Gls24 family envelope stress response protein, which gives rise to MPGRVTLTENALAALLALAAHEVPGVVGMAPAGLKDQVVRILGRQEASEGVVVRQDPASPGKYTADFYVVVALGTRIPAVVESLAERVAFAAERFAGVELSQVRVHVVGVGRG
- the ald gene encoding alanine dehydrogenase, yielding MVIGVPKEIKTLENRVALTPGGVESLVRRGHTVLVERGAGMGSGLSDAEYERAGAELVGREEAWGAELVVKVKEPLPEEYPFLREGLILFTYLHLAADRGLTEAMLRSGVTGIAYETVQLPDGSLPLLVPMSEVAGRMAPQVGAQFLEKPHGGRGVLLGGVPGVAPASVVILGGGTVGTNAAKIALGMGAQVTLLDVNHRRLQYLDDVFGGRVITLTATEANIKRSVQHADLLIGAVLVPGAKAPKLVTRDMLPLMKEGAVIVDVAVDQGGCVETIRPTTHAEPTYLVEGVVHYGVANMPGAVPRTSTFALTNQTLPYVLRLAEKGLAALLEDGALLKGLNTHQGRLTHPGVAEAFGLPYTPPEEALRR